A single window of Syntrophus aciditrophicus SB DNA harbors:
- a CDS encoding topoisomerase C-terminal repeat-containing protein, whose protein sequence is MEDKREELGKCPECGKPVYEGKKSYYCSGYKEGCKFVLWKNSLDRLGHADITPAQARQLLNNETVAFTGLKSRAGNEFDAEGKLAKNETYGWQIGLIFGDAGKEKQQPSGREENE, encoded by the coding sequence ATGGAAGACAAGCGCGAAGAGCTGGGCAAGTGCCCGGAATGCGGGAAACCGGTCTACGAGGGAAAAAAGTCTTACTATTGCTCGGGTTACAAGGAGGGATGCAAGTTCGTGCTGTGGAAGAACAGCCTCGACCGGCTCGGGCACGCCGACATCACCCCCGCCCAGGCCAGGCAGTTGCTGAACAACGAGACAGTCGCCTTCACCGGTCTCAAGTCCAGGGCCGGCAACGAATTCGACGCCGAGGGGAAACTCGCCAAAAACGAGACCTACGGATGGCAGATCGGCCTCATCTTCGGCGACGCCGGCAAAGAAAAACAACAGCCCTCCGGCCGGGAAGAAAACGAATAA
- a CDS encoding conjugal transfer protein TraH — protein sequence MNKGIILKSIVVLVIIALLLSPLGPDGPMAGWVDDWLQQKTETSPGYFEGQKRGYFTGGSFSARWQQGNDYLFTAMPPKVKAGCGGIDVFLGGFSYLNFEYLVTKLQRIMQAAPAAAFDIALNVLCEPCSKTIKSLEAITNTLNNLQLDECKAGRALVATMVPPSLAETKDKQAKLAGIQGDFLQSSGVNDLWKSINDQTSANANKPVTNMKQALAGCPQDIRDVFGTSGSVINNIAAKTGFNNQSYLDMLRGFVGDVYIIDAGDAGFQVGHTPPCDQNRYASFDNLLDGSVYARTAGGACAQITDSSADLTNYVRTKMTRIAGKIKAKQALSDEDNAFVNASPLSIGLVLKAAVGTNQESSIISTLSDVTAKAYAFQLLSDLYTKVWNIMEKARSLAQAQPGAVQGAQEYQCKIEMLSGAIDGTAEMQARIVEMVSGVRRSYAASVQEVMGVYNLVDKMEKFDRLALSMLSSKFGTAVAARSLSR from the coding sequence ATGAATAAAGGAATTATTCTCAAAAGCATCGTGGTCCTTGTAATTATTGCTCTCCTCCTGTCGCCCCTTGGCCCGGACGGGCCTATGGCTGGCTGGGTTGACGACTGGCTCCAGCAGAAAACGGAGACCTCCCCTGGGTACTTCGAGGGGCAGAAAAGGGGTTATTTCACCGGCGGGAGCTTCTCGGCGAGGTGGCAGCAGGGAAACGACTACCTCTTCACCGCCATGCCACCCAAGGTGAAGGCGGGCTGCGGCGGGATCGACGTCTTCCTGGGCGGGTTCTCCTATCTGAATTTCGAATACCTGGTAACCAAGCTCCAGCGGATCATGCAGGCCGCACCGGCGGCGGCCTTCGACATCGCTTTGAACGTTCTCTGCGAGCCCTGCTCGAAGACGATCAAGTCCCTGGAAGCTATCACCAACACCCTGAACAACCTGCAGCTCGATGAGTGCAAGGCGGGCCGGGCGCTCGTGGCGACCATGGTGCCCCCGTCCCTCGCCGAAACGAAGGACAAACAGGCAAAGCTCGCCGGAATCCAGGGGGACTTCCTCCAGTCATCGGGCGTTAACGACCTCTGGAAGAGCATCAACGACCAGACAAGCGCAAACGCGAACAAGCCGGTCACGAACATGAAGCAGGCACTCGCGGGCTGTCCCCAGGACATCCGGGACGTCTTCGGGACCAGCGGGTCGGTCATCAACAACATCGCAGCCAAGACCGGCTTCAACAACCAGTCCTACCTCGACATGCTGAGAGGGTTCGTCGGTGACGTATACATCATCGACGCCGGGGACGCGGGTTTCCAGGTGGGTCACACGCCCCCCTGCGATCAAAACCGGTACGCCTCCTTCGACAACCTCTTGGACGGAAGCGTCTACGCCCGGACGGCAGGAGGCGCCTGCGCACAAATTACCGACAGCTCGGCCGACCTCACGAATTACGTGCGGACGAAGATGACCCGGATCGCGGGAAAGATCAAGGCGAAGCAGGCCCTCTCGGACGAGGACAACGCCTTCGTGAACGCTAGTCCCCTTTCCATCGGGCTCGTTCTCAAGGCGGCCGTGGGAACGAACCAGGAGTCATCCATCATCAGTACCCTCTCCGACGTGACCGCCAAGGCCTACGCCTTCCAGCTCCTCTCGGACCTCTACACGAAGGTCTGGAACATCATGGAAAAGGCGAGGAGCCTCGCCCAGGCTCAGCCGGGGGCCGTGCAGGGCGCGCAGGAATACCAGTGCAAGATCGAGATGCTCTCCGGTGCGATCGACGGCACGGCGGAGATGCAGGCCAGAATCGTGGAAATGGTAAGCGGAGTCCGGAGATCCTACGCCGCATCCGTCCAGGAGGTGATGGGGGTCTACAACCTGGTGGACAAGATGGAGAAATTCGACAGGCTGGCCCTGAGCATGCTGAGTTCGAAATTCGGAACGGCCGTCGCGGCCAGGTCATTGTCACGCTGA
- a CDS encoding type IV toxin-antitoxin system AbiEi family antitoxin domain-containing protein, translating into MGNKITQNKTEFGSLEMRLLAYVQMRKMDVVRTKEIAAALKITPKQERELFSRMSRSGVFIRLTRGVYLVPPRFPAGGRLAVSEYYILSRLMREIGGKYQVSGPNAFYLYGFDDQVPNRVYVYNNRISGEKNIGSFDYVFMEISDNRLGASTEFAAPDGEKILIATKARALLDAVYDWSRYNTIPRAYQWIIATIKKDTVFWDEFTRTSLKYGNKATMRRIGYLLAVAGIPENMLKGFKKKAGSMKSLIKWIPGKPAKGSVNREWGLIVNGAIETD; encoded by the coding sequence ATGGGAAATAAAATAACACAAAACAAAACCGAATTCGGCTCTCTCGAAATGAGGCTCCTCGCATACGTCCAGATGCGGAAGATGGACGTCGTGCGCACGAAGGAAATCGCCGCGGCTCTCAAGATCACTCCCAAGCAGGAGCGGGAACTATTCAGCAGAATGAGCCGGTCCGGCGTGTTCATACGTCTGACGCGTGGAGTCTACCTGGTTCCTCCCCGGTTTCCAGCCGGTGGGCGATTGGCCGTCAGTGAATATTACATTCTCTCAAGGTTGATGAGGGAAATCGGAGGCAAATACCAGGTCAGCGGTCCCAACGCGTTTTACCTTTATGGATTCGATGACCAGGTGCCGAATCGGGTATATGTTTACAATAACCGGATCAGCGGAGAGAAGAACATAGGCAGTTTCGATTACGTTTTCATGGAAATCTCGGATAACCGGCTTGGGGCTTCCACTGAATTCGCTGCACCTGATGGGGAGAAGATTTTAATTGCAACAAAAGCCCGTGCCCTGCTTGATGCGGTTTACGACTGGTCGAGATACAATACAATCCCGCGGGCTTATCAATGGATAATAGCAACGATAAAGAAGGATACCGTTTTTTGGGATGAGTTTACAAGAACTTCCCTGAAATACGGAAATAAGGCTACCATGCGCCGGATAGGATATCTCCTCGCCGTCGCAGGTATACCCGAAAACATGCTCAAGGGATTTAAAAAGAAAGCCGGTTCCATGAAGTCCCTGATCAAGTGGATCCCTGGGAAGCCGGCAAAAGGATCCGTGAACAGGGAATGGGGGTTGATCGTAAATGGCGCTATCGAAACCGATTGA
- a CDS encoding helix-turn-helix domain-containing protein: MKTRHIDIKIRGKNIPTKLIYALKDEYGDKVKITDDDDVLVNILETPWYKDLKEKTTPGDTTRIYREAKGWTQEKLGELLGDIPRQHISNMEHGKRPISSNTARKLAKLFNVPMDRFISDRSLN; the protein is encoded by the coding sequence GTGAAAACGCGCCATATTGATATTAAAATCCGGGGCAAGAATATCCCGACTAAGTTGATCTATGCCTTGAAAGACGAATATGGAGACAAGGTCAAGATCACCGACGATGATGATGTTCTGGTGAACATCCTGGAAACGCCCTGGTACAAGGACCTCAAGGAGAAAACGACTCCGGGAGACACCACGCGCATTTATAGGGAGGCGAAGGGGTGGACCCAGGAAAAGTTGGGCGAGTTGTTAGGCGACATTCCCCGGCAGCATATTTCCAACATGGAGCACGGGAAAAGGCCGATCAGCAGCAATACCGCGCGCAAGCTGGCAAAATTGTTCAACGTGCCGATGGATCGTTTCATTTCGGATAGGTCATTGAATTGA
- a CDS encoding conjugal transfer protein TraF has product MPVRSSEKKLMFRVLIICQVVLLFTTGTPCAGEPPFMEENGKAYYGDAKRGWWWYEKIPLEKRDRDEKVEDGKKRSPRLSDYTMEELWNMYPDDFQAVLMAFQKKAVQVPSENNVREYYVVQDIARRKSLAFANVSAAVMQKYPDLSVAADYPITAPGRNAEVSQRTDEIKSRIRSAREEFALIYFSSAGCPYCAEEGSILSRFVEKYGWEIREIDIEREAAVSSVFGIETTPTLLLIYRGSADHITVSAGVASLAELEEKLYRGLRLLKNEITPEEYSLYEFQRGGAFDVKAPLRRDKR; this is encoded by the coding sequence TTGCCTGTCCGCTCTTCTGAGAAGAAATTGATGTTCCGGGTCCTGATCATTTGCCAGGTTGTCCTTCTTTTCACGACGGGCACCCCTTGCGCCGGGGAACCGCCGTTCATGGAGGAAAACGGCAAGGCGTATTACGGGGACGCCAAGCGGGGCTGGTGGTGGTACGAGAAGATCCCCTTGGAGAAAAGGGACCGGGACGAGAAAGTCGAGGACGGTAAGAAGCGCTCTCCGCGCCTTTCGGACTACACAATGGAGGAACTCTGGAATATGTACCCCGACGATTTCCAGGCCGTCCTCATGGCCTTCCAGAAGAAGGCCGTCCAGGTCCCCTCGGAAAATAACGTGAGGGAATATTACGTGGTCCAGGACATCGCCCGGAGAAAGTCCCTCGCCTTCGCCAACGTGTCCGCGGCGGTCATGCAGAAATACCCGGACCTCTCCGTGGCGGCCGACTACCCGATCACGGCCCCGGGAAGAAACGCCGAGGTCTCGCAACGGACGGACGAGATCAAATCAAGGATCCGGAGCGCCCGGGAAGAATTCGCGCTCATCTATTTTTCCTCTGCGGGCTGCCCGTACTGTGCCGAGGAGGGTTCGATTCTCAGCCGTTTCGTCGAGAAGTACGGGTGGGAGATCCGGGAAATCGACATAGAAAGGGAGGCGGCGGTATCGTCCGTCTTCGGGATCGAGACGACTCCGACCCTTCTTCTCATTTATCGTGGGAGCGCCGACCATATCACCGTTTCGGCCGGAGTGGCATCCCTGGCCGAGCTCGAGGAAAAACTCTACCGGGGACTCCGGCTTTTGAAAAACGAGATCACCCCGGAGGAGTATTCTCTCTACGAGTTCCAGCGGGGCGGCGCCTTCGATGTGAAGGCTCCCTTGAGGCGGGACAAAAGATAA
- a CDS encoding nucleotidyl transferase AbiEii/AbiGii toxin family protein, producing the protein MALSKPIEISLHEDEPLFREAVLYTARKTGLNAALVEKDYFCSALLADLCSGCKLPPVFRGGTCLSKIHADFYRLSEDLDFTISLSAAASRSDRSRMITPVKEWISALGKESSVFKMEQKLTGFNNSKQYVAQVAYPTLVGSGLGRIKIEVGLREEILVPPVKGSVRTLLENPFTSMPGVEEFEIVVLTREETYAEKLRAALTRREPAIRDFYDIDYAVSRLGVNLEDPHLVGLLKRKLQVPDNDEIDISIARKKELLSQLETQLKPVLRSSDYDMFDFERAFRMIADLARMIAGQS; encoded by the coding sequence ATGGCGCTATCGAAACCGATTGAAATTTCACTTCATGAGGACGAGCCGCTTTTCCGCGAAGCGGTCCTTTATACCGCGCGAAAAACCGGCTTGAATGCGGCTCTCGTGGAGAAGGATTATTTCTGCTCGGCGCTGCTCGCGGACCTCTGTAGCGGCTGCAAACTGCCCCCCGTATTCAGGGGCGGCACATGCTTGAGCAAGATTCACGCTGACTTCTACAGGTTGAGCGAGGACCTTGACTTTACTATTTCGTTGTCGGCCGCCGCAAGCAGATCGGATCGGAGCCGGATGATCACCCCCGTCAAGGAGTGGATTTCCGCCCTTGGAAAAGAGTCCTCTGTCTTCAAGATGGAGCAGAAACTGACCGGGTTCAACAATTCTAAACAATACGTGGCGCAGGTCGCCTATCCGACGCTGGTCGGTTCCGGGCTCGGCCGGATCAAGATCGAGGTCGGGCTACGCGAAGAGATCCTGGTTCCGCCCGTCAAGGGAAGCGTCAGGACACTCCTGGAAAATCCCTTTACGAGCATGCCGGGGGTCGAAGAATTCGAGATCGTGGTCCTTACGCGTGAAGAGACCTACGCGGAGAAGCTGAGGGCGGCATTGACGCGAAGAGAACCGGCAATCCGTGATTTTTACGACATCGACTATGCTGTTTCCAGGCTCGGCGTCAATCTTGAAGACCCTCATCTTGTCGGTCTGCTGAAGAGGAAGCTCCAGGTTCCGGATAACGACGAAATCGATATTTCCATTGCTCGGAAAAAGGAATTGCTGTCTCAGTTGGAAACGCAGCTAAAGCCGGTTTTGAGATCTTCCGATTATGATATGTTCGACTTTGAGAGGGCCTTCAGAATGATTGCCGATCTGGCTCGCATGATCGCAGGTCAATCGTGA
- a CDS encoding TraU family protein — MKGFFVLLILFHAVGAQAVCRSGIPLNPVTDLCWQCIFPVSIAGIEIIPGPVENNVPDLSGMPVCACPAPPPLFIRIGIPVSFWEPARYVETVKDPYCFPSLGFGLTAAGGFLGGGSQEQGNASVDTSTFAQAHYFIYPVWSIMELLTDFACIEHSGFDVAYLTEVDPLWQNDILAFILEPESILFGNPIAQTACIADSVSTNAGFSMSPLFWCIGSGGSAYPLTGHVNDDNELMANSTIAARMVYKLAREGLVCDTALNLCACVPTPIWVKHNWRMHVAKPVRDFMCHPFGRTGLIWGALKNPPLVGDNFVWQLFRRRSCCAF, encoded by the coding sequence GTGAAGGGGTTTTTCGTTCTCCTCATTCTCTTTCACGCCGTTGGAGCACAGGCTGTATGCAGGTCCGGGATTCCGTTGAACCCGGTGACCGACCTCTGCTGGCAGTGCATATTCCCGGTGAGCATCGCCGGGATCGAGATCATTCCCGGCCCGGTGGAAAACAACGTTCCGGACCTTTCGGGCATGCCCGTCTGCGCGTGTCCGGCGCCGCCCCCGCTCTTCATCAGGATCGGCATCCCCGTCAGCTTCTGGGAACCGGCCAGGTACGTGGAAACAGTCAAGGATCCTTACTGCTTCCCGAGCCTGGGCTTCGGCCTCACCGCGGCGGGCGGCTTTCTCGGCGGGGGCTCGCAGGAGCAGGGGAACGCGAGTGTGGATACCTCCACCTTTGCCCAGGCGCATTACTTTATTTATCCCGTTTGGTCCATTATGGAGCTCCTTACCGATTTTGCCTGCATCGAGCACAGCGGTTTCGACGTTGCGTACCTCACGGAGGTGGACCCTCTCTGGCAGAATGACATCCTTGCCTTCATTCTGGAGCCGGAGTCGATCCTCTTCGGGAATCCCATCGCCCAGACGGCCTGCATCGCCGACAGCGTCTCGACCAACGCGGGTTTCTCCATGAGCCCCCTTTTCTGGTGCATCGGCTCGGGCGGGAGCGCCTACCCGCTCACGGGGCACGTGAACGACGACAACGAGCTCATGGCCAATTCCACGATCGCCGCCCGGATGGTTTACAAGTTGGCCAGGGAGGGGCTCGTCTGCGACACGGCCCTCAACCTGTGCGCCTGCGTCCCCACGCCCATCTGGGTGAAGCACAACTGGCGCATGCACGTCGCCAAGCCGGTGCGCGACTTCATGTGCCATCCCTTCGGGAGGACGGGGCTCATCTGGGGAGCGCTCAAGAACCCGCCGCTCGTAGGGGACAACTTCGTCTGGCAGCTCTTCAGGAGAAGGTCATGCTGCGCTTTCTGA
- a CDS encoding S26 family signal peptidase has translation MSETRKPSGLRLILFMGALAAAGMLIPSRFAVSITPSTEHRIFFLKKGPPTGELKRGAYVMFDIRSKYVDHGTPHRVIKRIACAGGEELDTVGHDFYCDGREIAVAKDLSLKGEELPRFHYSGKIPVDAVFVTGQHRDSFDSRYFGFVRNEEVKAVACPLF, from the coding sequence TTGTCCGAAACGCGAAAACCATCAGGCCTTAGGCTCATTCTCTTCATGGGAGCTCTCGCCGCGGCGGGGATGCTCATTCCCTCACGCTTCGCTGTGAGCATCACGCCTTCGACGGAACACAGGATCTTTTTTCTGAAAAAAGGGCCGCCCACGGGAGAACTGAAAAGAGGCGCTTACGTGATGTTTGATATCAGGTCGAAATACGTCGACCATGGGACGCCCCACCGGGTCATCAAGAGAATTGCCTGCGCCGGGGGAGAGGAACTCGACACCGTCGGCCATGACTTTTACTGCGATGGAAGGGAAATCGCGGTGGCGAAGGATCTTTCCCTCAAGGGAGAGGAGCTTCCCCGGTTTCACTACAGCGGGAAGATCCCGGTGGACGCGGTGTTCGTCACGGGACAACACCGGGACAGCTTCGATTCGAGGTATTTCGGATTCGTGAGAAATGAGGAGGTGAAGGCCGTTGCCTGTCCGCTCTTCTGA
- a CDS encoding conjugal transfer protein TraG N-terminal domain-containing protein: protein MGIFGKTILIFGFTVVMLSAAPDAHAVDMEYYTYNGFGAVVTAFQKISLIFSDNGYRALFFTVTALGIFIAGAAAYFHLLKGARFSPLSWAWPVGLGICLYLGLMVPTGNITIYDPVLNRFQTVGRIPDGIVVVAGTLNKIERGLVDIISTSGTPQNFQDYAGGIGFDMLLKASGGHLKIRDQYIDESLKRYTKDCLFFELQRPGTSLSVNDVTSSSTDFMSQYAQAANPAVFTVWYSESDRTGTTMSCADAWTNLQGYFSDPLNMGDTIRFACANAGFNADNAGELTKCTEIISNYASYVEGGAFTIPAPNFMRQVYMAEVLNDMLLDANPDLAVKGLASRSIMTGGLGMGIVANEWLPVARAVITAVAIGLIPILVIFIPTPLAGKALGLVAGMFIWLTAWGVTDAITHGIATDYAYGVFEYVRQNALGFAAVMNMPDASLKALSMFGLIRTSGIMLATVITGMLVRFGGHALAMMAGTISGTVQSQGSQAASQASTPEGGARSMDSARTAIPTWSNANRWSIQDYSDLETARRVGSTAGMMKVRDEFGADRLGGMHGDAAVGGFLPRAAAGSGMVEVGLDRSQGLLKAGNISRLGKTEGDLESFRESGHAGDFFDYHADQAAVEGKKRYFAAMKYDEAMEEAGRGDRISGYRAVADYDAHKTAGVIREGEKHGVEAKALGETKGRLDALQTVAAFRGIEAVGEGAYLDARRDAVIDDVAKWGALRSFAESRGVDFERFAADRHRTADISVNAAEAERYGLPGAGSYRMAWGGHGELLFTNRSSGSQYQVGTFGKSGRDIAGYNISRSEEGNLRKIYSNFTDRVGGSHSVRYDDFRESVSGFRGRGYNVSIVEDASMAGGHRVMVFDPSHKKPVLVSGNINHLVSSYRQTADGATKEAIVPLTGDVLASESTIGSVRTQNQDRLNVNMGVKADGTVTEGVRKVAGETVAVGAAASMDGLASIGSTVRSVKQLGELGNNFKLNRTKGEPTLEGGETAKGEISPGPASDPVQ, encoded by the coding sequence ATGGGAATTTTTGGAAAGACAATTCTTATATTTGGCTTCACGGTCGTCATGTTGTCAGCTGCACCGGACGCCCATGCAGTGGACATGGAGTACTATACCTACAACGGCTTCGGAGCCGTCGTGACTGCCTTCCAGAAGATATCCCTGATCTTTTCGGATAACGGCTATCGGGCGCTCTTCTTCACCGTGACCGCCCTCGGGATCTTCATCGCCGGGGCTGCGGCGTACTTCCATCTCCTCAAGGGGGCAAGGTTTTCGCCCCTCTCATGGGCCTGGCCGGTGGGTCTCGGGATATGCCTCTATCTTGGGCTCATGGTACCCACGGGAAACATCACGATCTACGATCCTGTCCTCAACCGCTTCCAGACCGTCGGGCGGATCCCTGACGGCATCGTGGTCGTGGCCGGGACCCTGAACAAGATCGAACGGGGACTCGTGGATATCATCTCCACGTCGGGCACGCCCCAGAATTTCCAGGACTACGCCGGCGGCATAGGCTTCGACATGCTTTTGAAGGCATCCGGGGGGCACCTCAAAATCCGGGACCAGTACATCGATGAATCGCTGAAACGGTACACAAAGGACTGCCTGTTCTTCGAGCTGCAGCGGCCGGGGACGTCGTTGAGCGTAAACGACGTCACGAGTTCCAGCACGGACTTCATGAGCCAGTACGCCCAGGCAGCGAACCCGGCCGTCTTCACCGTCTGGTATTCGGAATCGGACCGAACCGGGACGACCATGTCCTGCGCGGATGCCTGGACCAACTTGCAAGGTTACTTCAGCGATCCCCTCAACATGGGAGACACGATCCGCTTTGCCTGTGCGAACGCCGGCTTCAATGCGGACAACGCCGGTGAGCTCACGAAATGCACGGAGATCATCTCGAACTACGCCTCCTACGTGGAGGGCGGCGCATTCACGATCCCGGCACCGAACTTCATGAGACAGGTCTACATGGCCGAAGTATTGAATGACATGCTGCTCGACGCGAACCCCGATCTTGCCGTGAAGGGCCTGGCGTCGAGGAGCATCATGACCGGCGGGCTCGGCATGGGAATCGTGGCGAACGAGTGGCTTCCCGTGGCGAGGGCTGTAATCACGGCCGTGGCCATCGGTCTCATACCGATCCTCGTCATTTTCATTCCCACACCGCTCGCGGGAAAGGCCCTGGGACTCGTCGCGGGGATGTTCATCTGGCTCACGGCCTGGGGCGTGACCGACGCGATCACCCACGGGATCGCGACCGACTATGCCTACGGGGTCTTCGAGTACGTGAGGCAAAACGCCCTGGGCTTCGCGGCCGTCATGAACATGCCCGACGCGTCTCTCAAGGCCCTCAGCATGTTCGGCCTCATCAGGACCTCGGGCATCATGCTGGCCACGGTGATCACAGGGATGCTCGTCCGGTTCGGCGGGCATGCCTTGGCCATGATGGCGGGGACCATCTCCGGGACGGTCCAGTCCCAGGGGAGCCAGGCGGCCTCACAGGCGTCAACGCCGGAAGGGGGGGCGAGATCCATGGACTCGGCGAGAACGGCCATTCCCACCTGGTCGAACGCCAACCGCTGGAGCATCCAGGACTACTCAGACCTGGAGACGGCAAGACGCGTGGGCTCAACTGCCGGAATGATGAAGGTCCGCGACGAATTCGGGGCGGACCGGTTGGGCGGTATGCACGGGGACGCGGCAGTGGGCGGCTTTCTCCCCCGCGCGGCGGCCGGGTCCGGAATGGTGGAAGTGGGCCTCGACCGGTCGCAAGGTCTTCTCAAGGCCGGAAACATCTCCAGGCTGGGAAAAACCGAGGGCGACCTCGAATCTTTCCGTGAGTCGGGCCATGCCGGGGACTTTTTCGACTACCATGCCGATCAGGCAGCCGTGGAGGGAAAGAAACGGTACTTCGCCGCCATGAAATACGACGAGGCGATGGAGGAGGCAGGCCGAGGAGACCGGATATCGGGCTACAGAGCCGTGGCCGACTACGATGCCCACAAGACGGCGGGAGTGATCCGGGAGGGAGAGAAACACGGCGTTGAAGCGAAAGCGCTCGGAGAGACAAAGGGTCGGTTGGACGCGCTCCAGACCGTGGCCGCCTTCAGGGGGATCGAAGCCGTCGGCGAGGGCGCCTATCTTGACGCGAGGCGGGACGCCGTGATCGACGATGTCGCCAAGTGGGGAGCGCTCCGGTCCTTCGCCGAATCCAGAGGAGTGGATTTTGAACGTTTCGCGGCGGACCGGCACCGAACGGCCGATATCTCCGTGAACGCCGCTGAAGCAGAGCGGTACGGCCTCCCCGGGGCGGGGAGCTACCGCATGGCCTGGGGAGGGCATGGCGAACTGCTCTTCACCAACCGGTCCAGCGGAAGCCAGTATCAGGTCGGTACCTTCGGGAAGAGCGGGCGGGATATTGCGGGATACAATATATCCAGAAGCGAGGAAGGAAACCTCAGAAAGATATACAGCAATTTCACGGACCGGGTGGGAGGATCACACAGCGTCCGCTACGATGATTTCCGGGAAAGCGTCTCGGGGTTCCGGGGCAGAGGCTACAATGTGAGTATTGTCGAGGACGCATCGATGGCGGGCGGCCATCGCGTGATGGTCTTCGACCCTTCACACAAAAAACCGGTACTCGTTTCCGGGAACATCAATCACCTCGTGAGTTCTTACCGGCAGACGGCAGACGGCGCCACTAAGGAAGCGATCGTCCCACTGACAGGAGACGTCCTCGCTTCTGAAAGCACGATCGGAAGTGTCCGGACGCAAAACCAGGACAGGCTGAACGTAAACATGGGTGTGAAGGCGGATGGAACTGTTACGGAAGGAGTGAGAAAAGTGGCGGGCGAAACGGTCGCGGTGGGCGCGGCTGCTTCCATGGACGGACTGGCATCCATCGGGAGTACTGTAAGGAGCGTAAAACAACTGGGCGAACTCGGAAATAATTTCAAGTTGAACAGGACCAAGGGGGAGCCGACCCTTGAGGGTGGTGAAACAGCGAAGGGCGAGATATCTCCCGGCCCTGCAAGTGATCCCGTGCAATAA
- a CDS encoding type-F conjugative transfer system pilin assembly protein TrbC, whose product MLRFLIKKGTRMGLLILFAFMGFLHASIPDSGADDMEDISRFMENAGRIGRNIEIPENLHKAQGQKEAGKLLEYYQSEAFKRKYEAEIERLKGTVFKDTIDSYYGDSNGAEKDSVKGGTLPGNERIYLFISSSVPIGTLRNYARDLDRLGDPNVFMVLQGFVGGMKRVKPTMDFVRKIITEDADCDIQKNKCSAYKVKVKIDPLLFRKYGITRVPAAVYVPDVRIMDVTLSEGMEGNAKTGDHYVLHGDASLAYMLETLRRPSGRRSIDLLIEALKGGIYHEVNKR is encoded by the coding sequence ATGCTGCGCTTTCTGATCAAGAAAGGAACCCGGATGGGACTACTGATCCTTTTCGCGTTTATGGGTTTCTTACATGCGTCCATTCCCGACTCTGGAGCGGATGACATGGAGGACATCAGCCGATTCATGGAGAACGCAGGCCGGATCGGCCGGAACATCGAGATCCCGGAGAATCTCCACAAGGCTCAGGGGCAGAAAGAAGCGGGAAAGCTGCTGGAATACTACCAGTCGGAGGCGTTCAAGAGGAAATACGAGGCGGAGATCGAGCGTCTCAAGGGAACGGTTTTCAAGGATACGATCGATTCCTATTACGGAGATTCCAACGGAGCGGAAAAAGACAGCGTCAAAGGGGGAACCCTCCCCGGAAACGAACGGATCTATCTTTTCATATCCTCATCCGTTCCCATCGGCACGCTAAGGAACTATGCGAGGGACCTGGATAGGCTTGGCGACCCGAACGTCTTCATGGTGCTGCAGGGCTTCGTGGGCGGGATGAAGCGCGTGAAGCCCACGATGGATTTCGTGCGTAAGATCATCACCGAAGATGCGGACTGTGACATTCAAAAGAACAAATGCAGCGCTTACAAGGTCAAAGTCAAGATTGACCCCCTCCTCTTCCGAAAATACGGGATCACCCGGGTGCCTGCCGCCGTTTACGTGCCGGACGTCCGGATCATGGATGTGACGTTGAGCGAGGGAATGGAAGGGAACGCGAAGACGGGCGATCATTATGTTCTCCACGGAGACGCTTCACTGGCATACATGCTGGAGACCCTGCGCAGGCCATCCGGGAGGCGCTCGATCGACCTCCTGATCGAGGCACTGAAAGGCGGAATTTACCACGAGGTGAACAAGAGATGA